Proteins from a single region of Eremothecium gossypii ATCC 10895 chromosome VI, complete sequence:
- a CDS encoding endo-beta-N-acetylglucosaminidase (NOHBY655; No homolog in Saccharomyces cerevisiae; Syntenic homolog of Saccharomyces kluyveri SAKL0H03652g; -1 frameshift) has translation MSRRTITVFGLISRRRKNTSKTAVSCIVAMLRYVFESYDELLDWFEGCSNGTALGPTDRANVAREKLENYLTTQRTNGAGHGIGSKLHPSVTVLHDAKSGYDVCEDKLVLGDYDHPSGNHYWLRWPELVDEFIYFSHSFLTVPSATWVNCLHRHGIPVVGSFVLQEVEGRYTDPSLFRRDDDGEYRLVKILVSLCQLFHFEGWLLKFETRFTGGPRSAMDFVRALQNRLRTNVKQGRLIWCDSYVTTLNKPLPQNEVNSNNWDFFNISDKVLTNASWDVHNLENTVQNVGAISVQNKLLWGVDVWGRGMKVGTGGLTSDQPVKLIAKFGSNVCLIAPAWDYENFQYNDFLDVDDEFWTSIRRKISRMNYDESMHNNVSWFINNDSISFLTFFSTGAGTFFNFNGSKISSKNWVQLSMSTPMPIKNDLLTLDKSDSFIGGSCLSITIPKFQSEPIRLFNFQRQFKAGVVDNYQLKIHLCHKGYIKGILPFVLVKCYIIRRTKKTSHMIKVKDLSIKVPLEPVNAWEYATATVNIPKLSVSFNEEFLIESCELDWGINSFEVADLGEEPWLIIPEDVSATETDSVHSHYHSKSNISLGLFSVEITQKQKSNIYSETRLSFSNGHLEWTDIDDTFMWLVLEEHRLKGITFVNFWPTASPHGLQLYKVQRNGEITDVGSYS, from the exons TATTACGGTGTTCGGACTAATAAGCCGCCGTCGAAAGAATACGAGCAAAACAGCAGTAAGTTGCATAGTAGCTATGTTGCGCTACGTT TTTGAGTCATACGACGAGCTTCTGGATTGGTTTGAGGGGTGCAGTAACGGTACAGCACTAGGGCCAACAGACAGGGCGAATGTAGCGCGTGAGAAGCTGGAGAACTACCTGACTACACAACGAACGAATGGCGCTGGGCATGGCATAGGCAGTAAGTTGCACCCATCCGTGACAGTGCTCCACGATGCGAAAAGTGGTTACGATGTTTGTGAAGATAAGCTCGTGTTGGGAGACTACGACCATCCTAGCGGGAACCACTACTGGCTACGGTGGCCGGAGCTGGTTGATGAGTTTATTTACTTTTCTCACAGTTTTCTTACTGTGCCTAGCGCTACATGGGTAAATTGCTTGCATAGGCACGGAATACCGGTTGTTGGGTCCTTTGTGTTGCAAGAAGTTGAAGGACGGTACACCGACCCCAGTTTGTTCCGTCGCGATGATGACGGCGAATACCGATTGGTAAAAATACTGGTGAGCCTGTGTCAACTATTTCATTTTGAAGGTTGGCTACTGAAGTTCGAGACCCGTTTCACCGGAGGTCCCAGAAGTGCTATGGACTTTGTCCGTGCGCTGCAGAATAGACTCAGGACAAATGTCAAACAGGGGCGGCTAATATGGTGTGACTCGTATGTGACTACGCTCAATAAACCGCTCCCCCAAAATGAGGTTAACTCCAATAATTGGGACTTTTTTAACATTTCCGATAAGGTATTGACTAACGCTTCTTGGGACGTTCATAACCTTGAAAACACAGTTCAAAACGTCGGCGCCATTTCGGTTCAAAACAAACTTCTTTGGGGTGTTGATGTTTGGGGGCGTGGCATGAAAGTAGGGACCGGTGGGCTTACTTCCGATCAGCCCGTAAAGCTGATCGCAAAGTTCGGTAGTAACGTTTGTCTGATTGCACCGGCTTGGGATTATGAAAACTTCCAGTATAATGATTTTCTTGATGTGGACGATGAGTTTTGGACTTCCATCAGGAGAAAGATAAGCCGCATGAATTATGATGAAAGTATGCATAACAATGTTTCTTGGTTCATTAACAATGATAGCATATCTTTTCTCACGTTCTTCTCCACTGGTGCTGGCACCTTCTTCAATTTCAATGGCAGTAAAATATCTTCGAAAAATTGGGTCCAGCTGTCGATGTCGACACCGATGCCTATAAAGAACGACTTACTGACGTTAGACAAATCTGATTCCTTTATTGGGGGAAGCTGTCTATCCATCACTATTCCTAAGTTTCAGTCAGAACCGATTAGATTGTTTAACTTTCAACGTCAGTTCAAAGCCGGCGTTGTCGACAACTACCAGCTGAAAATCCATCTATGTCATAAAGGGTATATCAAAGGCATTCTTCCATTTGTATTGGTAAAATGTTATATTATTAGACGGACCAAGAAAACCAGTCATATGATTAAAGTCAAAGATTTGTCTATAAAAGTGCCTCTTGAGCCGGTAAATGCTTGGGAATATGCAACCGCAACAGTGAATATCCCAAAATTATCTGTCTCATTCAACGAAGAGTTCTTGATTGAGTCGTGTGAATTAGATTGGGGAATAAATTCTTTTGAAGTTGCAGATCTAGGTGAAGAACCCTGGCTCATCATTCCAGAGGATGTAAGTGCTACCGAGACAGATTCTGTCCACTCACATTATCATAGTAAAAGCAACATCTCGCTCGGGTTATTCTCCGTCGAAATTACTCAAAAGCAGAAGAGCAATATATACAGTGAGACAAGATTATCCTTCTCAAACGGCCACCTGGAGTGGACTGATATCGATGACACATTTATGTGGCTTGTTCTTGAAGAACATCGCTTGAAGGGTATTACTTTCGTGAACTTCTGGCCAACAGCATCTCCCCATGGGCTACAGCTATATAAAGTTCAGCGTAACGGTGAAATAACCGACGTTGGATCTTATAGCTAG
- the FUI1 gene encoding uridine permease (Non-syntenic homolog of Saccharomyces cerevisiae YBL042C (FUI1)) — protein MDMSPKIVRSVLSPPEVYKAASFGSDGDCTVCIWSDDLSALRAPMVATSVKSTAKASSNSSLSQEWDVAEKTIAEPKNWFERLVRFLEVKQRHGGSATRAEGIVESFLYSDDLAPVEAKRRSWTWKQFVYFWISGAFNVNTWQISATGLQCGLNWWQTWICVWVGYTLVAVFLVLGSRVGNIYHIAFPISSRVTFGTYFSVWIVINRVVMACVWYATLAWLGGKCVQLMLLSIFGNDLAERLGDHIPSQNLNDFEMLCYILFWLFSLPFLWLPPHSLRYLFAAKSVITPFAAFGFLIWAIKKSNGNFALGNLVESKSDVTTAWAVIRALMSALDNFSTLVLNAPDFSRFAKSPKSSIYSQLIILPIVFSTISLIGILVTASTYTIYHVNEWDPLKTLGRFLSGYSKGDRAGVFLIAVIFCFDQLGANLANNAIPAGTDMTALLPKFVNIRRGSYICACLALVICPWNLLSGSETFVNALSAYAVFLSAIAGVISADYYIVRKGYVNLKHCYSNRPDSYYMYNKYGTNWRAVAAYVIGIVPNFPGFLGSLGVSVPIGATKVYYCNYFVGYFVSAIVYLILVHFFPVAGIPNNAKLFDFSQWHEEWQEVENFSAERLQYEKYGDEAVATGFEIKQQV, from the coding sequence ATGGACATGTCGCCGAAGATCGTGCGATCCGTGTTATCTCCACCGGAGGTATATAAAGCGGCAAGTTTTGGTTCCGACGGAGACTGTACAGTTTGTATATGGTCGGACGACCTCTCTGCCCTGCGAGCTCCAATGGTTGCTACTAGCGTGAAATCCACAGCCAAGGCCTCGAGCAATTCTTCTTTATCCCAGGAGTGGGATGTGGCCGAAAAGACGATCGCCGAGCCAAAAAACTGGTTCGAGCGGTTGGTGCGGTTTCTGGAGGTCAAGCAGCGGCACGGGGGTTCTGCAACGCGCGCAGAGGGCATCGTCGAGTCGTTTTTGTACAGCGATGATCTGGCGCCAGTGGAAGCCAAGCGGCGTTCGTGGACGTGGAAGCAGTTTGTGTACTTTTGGATCTCGGGTGCGTTCAACGTGAACACCTGGCAGATCTCGGCGACGGGGCTGCAGTGCGGGCTGAACTGGTGGCAGACGTGGATTTGTGTGTGGGTGGGCTACACGCTGGTGGCCGTGTTCTTGGTGCTTGGGTCGCGTGTGGGTAACATTTACCATATCGCCTTCCCGATCTCCTCGAGAGTGACTTTTGGTACCTACTTCTCTGTTTGGATCGTTATTAACCGTGTTGTAATGGCATGTGTCTGGTACGCGACTTTGGCCTGGCTTGGTGGAAAATGTGTGCAGCTCATGCTGCTCTCAATTTTTGGGAATGATCTCGCGGAGCGTCTCGGAGACCACATTCCAAGCCAAAACTTGAATGACTTTGAGATGTTGTGCTACATTTTGTTTTGGCTATTCAGTTTGCCGTTCCTGTGGTTGCCGCCGCATTCCCTGCGCTATCTGTTTGCCGCGAAGTCTGTCATCACGCCATTCGCAGCTTTTGGCTTCTTGATTTGGGCCATCAAAAAATCTAACGGGAACTTTGCTCTTGGCAACTTGGTGGAAAGCAAGTCCGATGTGACTACCGCTTGGGCAGTTATTCGTGCTTTGATGAGTGCCTTGGATAACTTCTCTACTTTAGTTCTAAACGCCCCCGACTTTTCTCGTTTTGCTAAGAGTCCAAAGTCCTCCATCTACTCCCAGCTTATTATTCTACCCATTGTGTTCTCTACAATCTCCTTGATTGGTATTTTGGTCACAGCATCCACTTACACCATTTATCATGTGAACGAATGGGATCCTCTAAAGACGCTGGGTAGATTTCTGTCGGGTTATAGCAAAGGTGACCGTGCAGGTGTTTTCCTAATTGCTGTAATTTTCTGCTTTGATCAGTTAGGTGCTAATCTAGCAAATAATGCTATTCCAGCAGGTACTGACATGACTGCTCTGCTGCCAAAGTTCGTGAATATTAGACGTGGGTCGTACATCTGTGCTTGTCTGGCTTTGGTGATTTGTCCTTGGAATCTGCTTTCGGGTTCGGAAACTTTTGTGAACGCACTCTCGGCATATGCAGTGTTCTTGTCTGCTATTGCTGGTGTGATTTCGGCCGACTACTACATTGTTAGGAAAGGTTACGTTAACCTGAAGCACTGTTACAGCAACAGGCCAGATTCCTACTACATGTACAACAAGTACGGTACCAACTGGAGAGCTGTGGCTGCTTATGTTATCGGCATTGTACCGAACTTCCCTGGCTTCCTGGGTTCGCTTGGCGTAAGTGTTCCTATTGGAGCAACGAAGGTCTACTACTGCAACTACTTTGTTGGATACTTTGTTTCCGCAATTGTCTACCTAATACTAGTGCATTTCTTCCCAGTTGCCGGCATTCCAAACAATGCCAAGCTATTCGACTTCTCCCAGTGGCACGAGGAGTGGCAAGAGGTCGAAAACTTTTCTGCAGAAAGGCTGCAGTACGAGAAGTATGGTGATGAAGCCGTCGCCACTGGTTTTGAGATAAAGCAGCAGGTTTAA
- the PSA1 gene encoding mannose-1-phosphate guanylyltransferase (Syntenic homolog of Saccharomyces cerevisiae YDL055C (PSA1)) gives MKGLILVGGYGTRLRPLTLTVPKPLVEFCNRPMILHQIEALAAAGVTDIVLAVNYRPEVMVETLKKYEKQYGVSITFSVETEPLGTAGPLKLAEKVLKKDNSPFFVLNSDVICEYPFKELAAFHRAHGGKGTIVATKVDEPSKYGVIVHDIATPNLIDRFVEKPVEFVGNRINAGLYILNPEVIDLIELRPTSIEKETFPILVEQKSLYSFDLEGYWMDVGQPKDFLAGTVLYLNSLSKRHPEQLAKGDNIVGNVIIDPSAKISGSAKLGPDVVIGPNVTIGEGVRITRSVVLSDSTINDHSLVKSTIVGWHSTVGKWCRLEGCSVLGDDVEVKDEVYVNGGKVLPHKSISANVPKEAIIM, from the coding sequence ATGAAAGGCCTAATTCTAGTCGGCGGATACGGTACGAGGCTACGGCCATTGACGTTGACGGTGCCCAAGCCGCTCGTGGAGTTCTGCAACAGACCCATGATCCTACACCAGATCGAGGCATTGGCCGCGGCGGGTGTGACGGATATTGTGTTGGCAGTGAACTACCGCCCGGAGGTGATGGTGGAGACATTGAAGAAGTACGAGAAGCAGTATGGCGTGTCCATCACCTTCTCTGTGGAGACTGAGCCTCTGGGGACGGCAGGGCCGTTGAAATTGGCTGAGAAGGTTTTGAAGAAGGACAACTCTCCATTCTTCGTTCTCAACTCTGACGTGATCTGTGAGTACCCATTCAAGGAGCTCGCTGCCTTCCACCGCGCCCACGGTGGCAAGGGTACGATTGTGGCCACCAAGGTGGACGAGCCTTCCAAATACGGTGTGATTGTCCACGACATTGCCACTCCAAACTTGATCGACCGTTTCGTGGAGAAGCCTGTGGAGTTTGTGGGTAACAGAATTAACGCCGGGTTGTACATTTTGAACCCTGAGGTGATCGACTTGATCGAGCTCAGACCTACTTCTATTGAGAAGGAGACCTTCCCTATCTTGGTTGAACAGAAGTCCCTCTACTCTTTCGACTTGGAAGGCTACTGGATGGACGTCGGGCAACCAAAGGACTTCTTGGCCGGCACTGTGCTGTACCTAAACTCCCTGTCCAAGCGCCACCCAGAGCAGCTTGCGAAGGGCGACAACATCGTCGGCAACGTTATTATCGATCCTTCTGCTAAGATCTCCGGTTCTGCAAAGTTGGGCCCGGACGTCGTGATTGGGCCAAATGTGACAATTGGAGAGGGTGTTAGAATCACGAGATCGGTGGTGCTATCGGACTCCACTATCAACGACCATTCTTTGGTGAAGTCCACTATAGTCGGGTGGCACTCGACCGTCGGTAAATGGTGCCGCCTAGAGGGCTGCTCTGTTTTGGGTGACGACGTCGAAGTAAAAGACGAGGTGTATGTGAACGGTGGTAAGGTCTTGCCTCACAAGTCAATTTCCGCCAACGTTCCAAAGGAGGCCATTATCATGTAA
- the MBP1 gene encoding transcription factor MBP1 (Syntenic homolog of Saccharomyces cerevisiae YDL056W (MBP1)): MSAGSAVSATQIYSAKYSGVEVYEFLHPTGSIMKRKADDWVNATHILKAAKFAKAKRTRILEKEVIKDTHEKVQGGFGKYQGTWVPLDIARRLAQKFEVLEELRPLFDFTRRDGSESPPQAPKHHHASRADSARKRTTKSPPLPHGQLDALPKRRGRPPRARKLSDVANVAGQTQVYSDFPRPSIPVSSISSNQLPSLQSTLHRSISIEHNRNKAPPQPNHKYEELDIEDGLSSDIETSICTNMVYAGHSNARLPMNTSLLPDKEEPGLSSSLPSSPSEFSAPMVFDTQRMGSATSPLGSMLPRYMAPSRPRTSELDQKANEYLSKLVDYFINCEVQNNGAVPMELLNPPHSSPCIDSWIDSEHHTAFHWACAMGTLPIVEALLQAGASPRALNQAGETPLMRASLFHNSYTKRTYPRIFQLLQDTVFDVDSRSQTVVHHIVKRKSNTPSALYYLDVLLSKLKDFSPQYRIETLINAQDCKGSTPLHIAAMNRDKKFFQTLVGNGALSTIKNHDGVTADELINNRFVKTIQPTQRGNYHENRASHSPLNSASAAGGMVPASLIHTGDMYPSQSATSVSRAIPEVINLMKDMADSYQFLYEDRNQEVQDVVKMLKSMSATVTSLDMKVLEILEVKDMNNITYEMDSLKENIAGLKQKLSEKQKVLVSLLEKSQRVTLRKCVEEEKKAIESVIAAPADDATHSSKETLADDLRELTVLQLRRKHKINRLIELLCGNSKIHKFRKMISQGTDMDISEVDNFLDVIFQQLNEDEENTNNGGHTNYNGHVSCAILDTVEGYGIENIENKRGTSQNDGPAK; this comes from the coding sequence ATGTCAGCAGGATCTGCCGTTTCAGCCACGCAGATATATTCTGCGAAGTACTCTGGCGTAGAGGTATACGAGTTTCTGCATCCGACGGGGTCGATCATGAAACGCAAGGCGGACGACTGGGTCAACGCGACGCACATCCTGAAGGCGGCCAAGTTTGCGAAGGCGAAGCGGACACGGATTTTGGAAAAGGAGGTGATCAAGGACACGCACGAGAAAGTGCAGGGCGGATTTGGGAAGTACCAGGGAACATGGGTGCCGCTGGACATTGCACGCAGGCTGGCGCAGAAGTTTGaggtgctggaggagctgcgACCGCTGTTTGACTTCACGCGACGCGATGGGTCGGAGAGTCCGCCGCAGGCACCGAAACACCACCACGCGTCGAGGGCAGACTCAGCGCGCAAGCGGACCACGAAGAGTCCGCCGTTGCCGCATGGACAGTTGGATGCCTTGCCGAAGCGGCGTGGGCGTcctccgcgcgcgcgcaaGCTCTCTGACGTTGCAAACGTTGCAGGCCAGACGCAGGTGTATTCTGACTTTCCCAGGCCCTCGATACCAGTCTCCAGCATCTCATCTAACCAGCTTCCATCGCTTCAGTCCACATTACATCGAAGCATTAGTATAGAACACAACCGGAATAAGGCCCCCCCTCAGCCAAACCACAAATACGAAGAGCTTGACATCGAGGATGGTCTTTCGAGTGATATTGAAACAAGCATTTGCACCAATATGGTATATGCTGGTCATAGTAATGCTCGCTTGCCAATGAACACATCTTTGTTGCCTGACAAGGAGGAACCGGGACTATCCTCCTCGCTGCCCTCTTCACCTAGCGAGTTTTCTGCACCAATGGTCTTTGATACACAACGCATGGGCAGTGCGACATCTCCTCTGGGTTCAATGCTTCCGCGCTATATGGCTCCGTCGCGACCCCGCACATCTGAGCTAGACCAGAAGGCAAACGAATACCTCTCAAAACTCGTTGACTATTTCATTAACTGCGAAGTTCAAAACAACGGTGCAGTTCCAATGGAATTGCTAAACCCTCCACACTCCTCTCCTTGCATTGACTCATGGATTGATTCAGAGCATCACACTGCCTTTCACTGGGCATGCGCTATGGGAACTCTTCCAATTGTGGAGGCCCTTTTACAAGCAGGCGCCAGCCCTCGCGCACTTAATCAAGCAGGGGAAACACCTCTAATGAGGGCCTCATTGTTTCATAATAGTTATACGAAGAGAACTTACCCACGTATCTTCCAACTGCTTCAAGACACTGTCTTCGATGTGGATTCTCGTTCCCAAACCGTGGTGCATCACATCGTAAAACGGAAATCCAACACGCCATCGGCTCTGTACTATTTGGATGTATTGTTATCAAAGCTTAAAGACTTCTCACCGCAGTATCGTATCGAAACGTTGATTAATGCACAGGATTGCAAGGGTAGTACTCCGCTACACATCGCCGCTATGAACAGGGATAAAAAGTTTTTCCAAACCCTAGTGGGAAATGGCGCGCTAAGTACAATCAAGAATCACGATGGTGTAACCGCAGACGAACTCATTAATAATAGATTTGTGAAGACGATACAGCCCACACAACGCGGTAATTACCATGAGAATAGGGCATCCCACTCCCCTTTGAATTCTGCGTCAGCTGCAGGCGGCATGGTTCCTGCGTCATTAATACATACAGGCGACATGTATCCATCACAATCTGCAACCAGCGTTTCCAGGGCAATCCCCGAAGTGATAAATCTCATGAAAGATATGGCTGACTCATATCAATTTTTATATGAGGACAGGAATCAAGAAGTGCAAGACGTGGTCAAGATGCTTAAAAGCATGAGTGCGACTGTAACATCTTTGGACATGAAAGTGTTAGAGATACTTGAAGTGAAAGACATGAACAACATAACATACGAAATGGATTCTTTAAAGGAAAATATTGCTGGGTTAAAGCAAAAACTCTCTGAGAAGCAAAAGGTACTTGTGTCATTATTAGAGAAAAGCCAGCGTGTGACGCTGAGAAAATGTGTGGAAGAGGAAAAGAAAGCGATAGAGAGTGTAATAGCGGCTCCGGCGGATGATGCCACTCACTCCAGCAAGGAAACACTCGCTGATGACCTACGAGAACTTACTGTGTTGCAATTGAGGAGGAAGCACAAGATTAATCGATTAATAGAACTGTTATGTGGAAACAGCAAAATTCACAAGTTCAGAAAAATGATATCACAGGGCACTGATATGGATATAAGCGAAGTGGATAACTTCCTGGATGTCATTTTTCAGCAACTAAATGAGGATGAAGAAAACACTAATAACGGAGGGCATACCAATTACAACGGCCATGTAAGTTGCGCTATTCTCGATACTGTTGAAGGTTACGGCATTGAAAATATAGAAAACAAAAGAGGGACATCGCAGAATGATGGACCGGCGAAGTAG